From Vicinamibacterales bacterium:
AAGGGGCGCACAGCCATATGCGAGCTGCTCGATCTGTCCGATAACATCCGCGAGATCATCCTGGCCCGCCGTCCCAACTCCGAAATCAAGAAGGCGGCCCGCGACGAGGGGATGCGCTCCCTCCGCGAGTCGGCCGTGGAGCAGGTGCTGGCCGGCAAGACGACGCTGCGCGAGGTCAACAAGGTGACCTTCGTCGAGTAACCGATGTCGAAGCTGCCCGCCTTCCTGGTGAGCCCGCCGCCGTCGGTCGGCGTCGAGATTGCGGCCGATCGCGTCACCGCGGTGTCGCTGACCCGTCAGGCCGGCGCCTGGGTCGTGGCCGCGCACGGCACCGAACGGGTCGCCCCGGGCGTCGTGACGCCTGCCCTCAACGCCTCGAATGTGCACGACAGGCGCGCCTTATCGGCAGCGCTGCGCTCGGCGTTCGATCGCCTGGGGGTGCGGCCGCGCCGGGTCGGGCTCGTCATCCCCGACACTGCGGCCAAGGTCTCGCTGCTGCGCTTCGAGAAGGTGCCGGCCGCCTCCGATCTCGATCAATTGATCCGCTGGCAGGTGCGCAAGGCAGCGCCGTTCAGGCCGGAGGACGCGCAGATCTCGTGGGTGCCGGCGGCGCCGATTCCCGGTGGCGGACGCGAATACCTGGTGACGATGGCCCGCCGTGACGTCGTCGAGAGCTACATGCACGCGTGCGCCGATGCCGGCGCCGCGGCCGGCATCGTGGACCTCGCCTCGCTGAACCTGATCAACGCGGCGCTGGTGAGCGCCGGTTCCGCGCCGGGAACCGGCGACTGGCTCGTCGTGCACGTGGCCTCCGACTACGCGACGCTGGCGATCGTCCGCGACGGCCAGTTGATCTTCTTCCGCAACCGCGCCTCGGCCGGCTCGGGGCCGTCCGCGCCGGGCAACGCCGCGCCGTTCGACGGCGACGGCGATCTCGCCGATGTGGTCCACCAGACGGCGATGTATCACGAGGACCGTCTGGGCGGACAGCGGTTCGCGCACGTGGTCCTCTCCGGCGCCGCGGCGCGCGGCGCCGAGGTCGCGGAGCGGCTGCGGCAGGTGCTCGAGGGGCGGATGGGCGTGCGGGTCGAGTCGCTCGACTTCCGCGGCACGGCCGCGATGCGCGATCGGATTGGAGCGGGGCCGGAACTGCTCGATGCGCTGGCGCCGGCCGTCGGCGTGGTGCTGCGGGAGCGCGCCGCCTGATGCTGCGCGCGAATCTGTCGACCCGCCCGTTCTACAACGAACGCGCCATCCACGTGGCGGTGGCGCTCGTCGCCGCGCTGGTGCTCGCCGTCACGATATGGCAGGTCGCGCGGGTCGTCCGCCTGTCGCGCTACAAGACCGAGCTGACCACGGCGATCAACCGCGACCGCCGCGAGACCGAGACCGCGGCGCGCGAGGCGCAGCAGATCCGACGGGGCCTCGATCAGAAGCAGTTGACCGCGCTCTCGGCCTCCGCCAAGGAGGCCAACAATCTGATCGCGCAGCGCACGTTCTCGTGGACGCAGCTCTTCAACGAAATCGAGACTACGCTGCCCGACAACGTGATGCTGATGGGGGTGCACCCGGAGATCAAGGACGGCCTGACCCGGCTCAATCTCGACGTGCAGGGGCGCACCGAAGACGAGATCGACGCGTTCTGGGATCGTCTCGAGAAAACCGGACGCTTCCACAACGTGGCGTGGAGCAACGTCAGCGTCACCGAAGACGGGCTGCAGCGGATGGTGATGAATGCCACCTACACCGCAAGCCAGCCGTCAGCGCGGCCGGCCTCGGCTGCTCCGGCGGCGCCTCGCGGAGGGACTGAGTGACGTCGCTGCAGCGCGTGTTCACCGACAAGCGCCGGCTCGTCGTGCCGCTGGGGCTGTTCGTCCTGGCGAACCTCGCCCTGTTTGCGGTGGTCGTGTTTCCGCTCGGCCGCCAGGTGCTGAACGCCGAGGCTGAGGCGCGGGTGCAGCACGAGCAGCTCAACGCCGCGCGCTACGACTTGAAGAGCGCGAAGGCCACCGTCACCGGCAAGTCGCAGGCCGACGCGGCGCTCCAGAAGTTCTACAAGGAGGTCCTGCCCGGCGACCAGGGGGTTGCGCGGCGGATCACCTACACGCGTCTCGCCCGGATCGCGCACGAGGCCAACGTCCGCCTCGAGCACGGCACCAACACGGTCACGCGCGAGAAGGGCAGTTCGCTGTCGAAGCTGACGACCACCTATACGCTCACAGGCGACTACCGCAACGTGCGGCGGTTCATCTATGCCATCGAGACGGCGCCCGAGTTCATCGTCATCGAGAACGTCGGCTTGCAGTCGGCCGCGGAACCGCAGCAGCAGTCGAACCATGGCCTGGGCATGACGCTCGACATCGCCACGTATTTCCGGTCGGAGAATGGCGGTCAGTAGCCCGGCGCCGGCCGCCGCCCCGATCCGCCCCCGTCCGGTGCTTCTCGGGCTGCTCGCGGCCGCGCTGGTGGGTCTGATCGCGTATCTCCTGTGGCCGGCGGCCGCCACGCGGCCCGCTGCGTCTAATCCTCCAAGGGAACAGCGGAGGCAGGCTTCCCCGCAGCAGGAGACGGCAGCGACCGGACCGCTGAGTGTGCGGATCGACGCGCTGAAGCAGACGCCGGCGGCTCCGGAAGAAAAGGGGCGCAACCCGTTCCGGTTCTACGTCCCGCCGCCACCGCCCCCGCCGCCCGCGCCGGCGCCCCCTTCCCTGGGGCCGACCGGGTCGGGCGGAACGACGATGAACCCGGCCGGGCCGCCGCAGCCGATGGGGCCGCCGCCGATCCCGTTGAAGTTCATCGGGAAGGTGGAGGTGAAGGGACGTACGGTGGCGATCTTCACCCCGACCGATAAGCACGGTATGCCGGTGTACGCGGGCGAAGGGGAACTGGTGCTCGGGCAGTACCGGGTCGTCAAGATCGGCGTGGAATCCGTCACGCTCGAATATCTCGACGGCACCGGGCGACAGACGATTCCGATGCGCGGATGAGGTGACATGACACGCAAATTGGCAGGACTGCTCGTGCTCGCGCTGGTCGCCTCCGGCTGCGCGGCGTCGCAAGCCTTCCGGCATGGGCAGGACGCCGCCCGGGTCAGCGACTGGGACACCGCCATCAAGTTCTTCACCAAGGCGGTCCAGGAGAATCCCGACAACGGCGAGTACCGCATCCACCTGCGCCGCGCGCAGGACGAGGCCTATCACGATCACACCGAGCACGCGCGCGAACTCGAACGGCGCGACGACCTCGAGGCGGCGTTGGTCGAGTACCGCAAGGCGCTCGAGATCACGTCGACCGATCGGGTCGTCGAGGCCAAGGTCTCCGAGCTGGAACGCAAGATCCGCGAGCGTGTGGAGGCGACCCGCGAGCGTCCGCGGATCGAGCAGCTCCAGCAGCAGGCCCGGCCCGCCAACGCGCCGCCGCTGCTGAATCCCGCGTCGCGCGAACCGCTGCGCATGAACTTCGGGCAGCAGGCCAGCCTGCGCGACATCCTCAACTTCATCGGCACCGCGTCGGGCATCAACATCAACTACGACCAGCAGTTTCAGGAAAAATCCTACGGCCCTGTGAATCTGGACGGCGTGACGCTCGAGGAAGCGCTGAACCAGGTGCTGTCGGCGAACCAGTATTACTACAAGGTCACCGGGCCCCGGACCATCATCGTCATCCCGGATCAGCCTGCCAAGCACCAGCAGTACGACGATCTCGTGATGCGGGTGTTCTACATCAACCACGCCGACGCGACCGAGCTCTCGCAGTTGGTGAACAGCCTGATGCGCATCCCGCAGATGCCGGTGCCGCCGATGGTGATGCCGAACAAGACGGCGAACACCATCACCGTCCGCGCCACCGCACCGGTCATGGACGTGACCGAGCGGCTCATCCGGGCCAACGACCGTCCGCGCGCCGAAGTCCTGCTCGACATCCAGATCCTCGAGGTCAACAACGCCCGCGTGAAGAAGTACGGTATCGATTTGAGCCAATACGCGCTCAACCTGATCTTCTCGCCCGAGGTCGCGCCGCCGAACGCCGGCGGCGGCGCCGTCAGCGCGCCCCCCCCGTTCAATCTCAACACCATCAGCCAGGGGGTCAGCACCAACGACTTCTACCTCGGCGTGCCCTACGCGGTCGTCAACTTCCTCGAGCAGGACTCGCAGTCGCGGACGCTCGCCAAGCCGCAGCTGCGCGGCTCGGAAGGGCAGCAGATGACGCTGAATCTCGGCCAGGACATTCCGGTGCTGCAGACGGTGTTCGGCGCCGCCGCCGCCGGCGGCCTCGCGACCACCCCGACCTCGTCGTACAGCTATCGGACCGTCGGCGTCATCCTCGACATCACGCCCGCGGTGACCTACGAAGGGGAAGTCCGCCTCAAGATCTCGGTCGAGAGCAGCGCGCTCGGCAGCGACGTCAACGTCGGCGGGC
This genomic window contains:
- a CDS encoding PilN domain-containing protein, which produces MLRANLSTRPFYNERAIHVAVALVAALVLAVTIWQVARVVRLSRYKTELTTAINRDRRETETAAREAQQIRRGLDQKQLTALSASAKEANNLIAQRTFSWTQLFNEIETTLPDNVMLMGVHPEIKDGLTRLNLDVQGRTEDEIDAFWDRLEKTGRFHNVAWSNVSVTEDGLQRMVMNATYTASQPSARPASAAPAAPRGGTE
- a CDS encoding GspMb/PilO family protein, with product MTSLQRVFTDKRRLVVPLGLFVLANLALFAVVVFPLGRQVLNAEAEARVQHEQLNAARYDLKSAKATVTGKSQADAALQKFYKEVLPGDQGVARRITYTRLARIAHEANVRLEHGTNTVTREKGSSLSKLTTTYTLTGDYRNVRRFIYAIETAPEFIVIENVGLQSAAEPQQQSNHGLGMTLDIATYFRSENGGQ
- a CDS encoding secretin N-terminal domain-containing protein, with translation MTRKLAGLLVLALVASGCAASQAFRHGQDAARVSDWDTAIKFFTKAVQENPDNGEYRIHLRRAQDEAYHDHTEHARELERRDDLEAALVEYRKALEITSTDRVVEAKVSELERKIRERVEATRERPRIEQLQQQARPANAPPLLNPASREPLRMNFGQQASLRDILNFIGTASGININYDQQFQEKSYGPVNLDGVTLEEALNQVLSANQYYYKVTGPRTIIVIPDQPAKHQQYDDLVMRVFYINHADATELSQLVNSLMRIPQMPVPPMVMPNKTANTITVRATAPVMDVTERLIRANDRPRAEVLLDIQILEVNNARVKKYGIDLSQYALNLIFSPEVAPPNAGGGAVSAPPPFNLNTISQGVSTNDFYLGVPYAVVNFLEQDSQSRTLAKPQLRGSEGQQMTLNLGQDIPVLQTVFGAAAAGGLATTPTSSYSYRTVGVILDITPAVTYEGEVRLKISVESSALGSDVNVGGQSAPSFTSRKVTTYLRLREGEANLLAGLIRQDKTKSRRGVPGLGHIPGINAVFTQNDVNDQDNDIVMLITPHIVRDHELSKEDVSNIYIGTQGNIGLSGPPALIAAQPEAAAPPAPAAAPGGQPLPGNVPQTGAQGPPVAARPGNQNPNPAAPPGTAAVPSYVQTPTAPPTLPPTATGQATPSVPAAGAAIPTQTTLPPVGALPPTTSPAAAGAAPAGANTPPAGANTPPAGVNTPPAGANAPMPAATPSAANPSAVTPPAATDAAAGRGTNASTPAQIIVTAPGTEFRVGGGPYTVPITINNATRMSTLTLTITYNPAVLRVRTATEGTFMRQGNVTASFAPKIDGSTGRVDLVISRANDQTGASGAGVIAALMFDAVVPGTSTIGISGVALGPNGSPVPITSSPVTVTVR
- the pilM gene encoding pilus assembly protein PilM translates to MSKLPAFLVSPPPSVGVEIAADRVTAVSLTRQAGAWVVAAHGTERVAPGVVTPALNASNVHDRRALSAALRSAFDRLGVRPRRVGLVIPDTAAKVSLLRFEKVPAASDLDQLIRWQVRKAAPFRPEDAQISWVPAAPIPGGGREYLVTMARRDVVESYMHACADAGAAAGIVDLASLNLINAALVSAGSAPGTGDWLVVHVASDYATLAIVRDGQLIFFRNRASAGSGPSAPGNAAPFDGDGDLADVVHQTAMYHEDRLGGQRFAHVVLSGAAARGAEVAERLRQVLEGRMGVRVESLDFRGTAAMRDRIGAGPELLDALAPAVGVVLRERAA